One segment of Phragmites australis chromosome 13, lpPhrAust1.1, whole genome shotgun sequence DNA contains the following:
- the LOC133889546 gene encoding uncharacterized protein LOC133889546: protein MGKQGPCRHCGVTSTPLWRNGPPDKPVLCNACGSRWRTKGSLTNYTPMHRRDDIDDEEPRVNKLKPPASKPKAHKPPKKKPNHNIMENEPFSGQNFRKMGDADPSNRSSSGSAVSYSESCAPYGAVDASEMTGSAQSHAWESLVPSRKRSCVTRPKPSPVEKLAKDLNSIMHEEQLYYLSGSSEEDLLYHSETPLGSFEMGSGSVLLRHPNSKSLEEESEASSIPADNKLYITSESYSGSVSFVVHSGSKGAGYLNAATERPKRSRLQIEDNARRDKLHYENQHILESVDSPLVSADLEDVINYTNFMKFLTNEEQQQLLKLLPPMDSLTPPESLRSMFSSIQFADAIYSYQKLLEEGILDPSFSGDEEWKTVRRLALTNLTKCKWLECYKQQKDKEIKKIGGVENISGPNGISKSTVKPLKRSRDTLFQNCAELKGTLRSPKRVLKSEALAPQCKSPFLPKSGNATKDLACTGGALNLFMLPPEKLSLLAPPQYTNDDSDQDLLLEIPLNARHPEAELLCQPSQLSSVTRSSTCVGGVSEGEGRLKQPYHLLWKNEKRKISGVMYVILQFAIGAECPLTCFAQFCMAVSALQDVSTLEIALMDAHPYPLPSSATEASPLSPSARLLAMLLHLVTSSSRLTPARPSTRRQSGAASAATVRCAASSSTPPPSASSAAAAAAAGQQVAKVHSYGTVDFERRPALRWGTLYRRIAVGHGGRPVGRTLGAWDEGERRLDKWELCRIAKELRKFRRFNLALQVYDWMTERRDRFLFSSSDMAIQLDLIAKVRGVSHAEKYFEELPDALKDKRTYGSLLNVYAQAKLKDKTEGTFEQMRKKGFASDTLPCNVLMNFYVDVGEPDEVSAIIDEMKERNVAFDVCTYNIWIKSCAAKQDADEMERVFSQMIADESVVANWTTYTTLASMYIKLGNSEKAEECLKEAEKRTTGREKKCFHYLMTLYSHLGKKEEIYRIWNWYKATFPTIHNLGYQEVLSALVRIGDIEGAELLYEEWAPKSSSFDPKTMNILLAWYAREGFVAKAEQTVNRFVEKGGNPKPNTWEILATAYLKDNKISEALSCMEKAAAVKSASKWRPRPTNVESLLANFKEKNDTEGVDRLVSVLTSRGCAENEEYKSLINTYAFAGT, encoded by the exons ATGGGGAAGCAAGGACCCTGCCGTCATTGCGGAGTCACAA GTACTCCCCTTTGGCGAAATGGGCCACCAGATAAGCCGGTGCTCTGCAATGCATGTGGCTCGAGATGGAGAACAAAGGGTTCATTGACAAACTACACACCAATGCATCGTCGGGATGATATCGATGATGAGGAACCTAGAGTTAACAAGCTGAAGCCACCGGCATCAAAGCCAAAGGCACATAAGCCACCGAAGAAAAAGCCAAATCACAACATTATGGAGAATGAGCCATTTTCTGGTCAAAATTTCAGAAAGATGGGGGATGCTGACCCAAGCAACCGTTCTAGTTCTGGATCTGCAGTATCATACTCTGAGAGTTGTGCCCCATATGGTGCTGTTGATGCAAGTGAAATGACTG GTTCAGCGCAATCACATGCTTGGGAGTCACTAGTGCCATCAAGAAAGAGGAGTTGTGTCACTCGTCCTAAGCCTTCACCCGTCGAAAAGCTTGCAAAGGATCTTAACTCCatcatgcatgaagagcagTTATATTACCTTTCAGGATCCTCAGAGGAAGACCTACTATACCATAGTGAAACTCCTCTGGGTTCTTTTGAGATGGGTTCTGGAAGTGTGCTTCTAAGACATCCGAACTCGAAATCACTGGAGGAAGAATCGGAAGCAAGTTCCATTCCTGCAGATAATAAATTGTACATTACAAGTGAATCCTATTCTGGGTCTGTCTCGTTTGTTGTACACAGTGGAAGCAAAGGAGCAGGCTACTTAAATGCTGCAACTGAGAGGCCAAAGAGGTCGCGACTGCAGATTGAAGATAATGCTAGAAG GGATAAACTTCATTATGAAAATCAGCATATCCTGGAGAGTGTAGATTCACCTTTAGTTTCAGCAGATTTAGAG GATGTTATCAACTACACTAACTTTATGAAATTTCTAACTAACGAGGAGCAACAACAGTTACTAAAACTTCTTCCTCCTATGGACTCCTTGACGCCTCCTGAAAG CCTTAGAAGTATGTTCAGTTCTATACAATTTGCTGATGCTATATACAGCTACCAAAAGCTGCTTGAAGAGGGTATTCTTGATCCATCTTTCTCTGGCGATGAGGAATGGAAGACAGTGAGGAGACTGGCCTTAACTAATTTAACCAAATGCAAATGGCTGGAGtgctataaacaacaaaag gacaaagaaattaagaaaatagggGGAGTGGAGAATATCAGTGGACCAAATGGCATTTCCAAGTCCACCGTGAAACCGCTCAAAAGATCTCGTGACACCCTCTTTCAGAACTGTGCAG AATTAAAAGGAACCCTGCGGAGTCCTAAAAGAGTTCTAAAATCTGAGGCTTTGGCTCCTCAGTGCAAAAGTCCATTTTTGCCAAAATCTGGCAACGCCACCAAAGATCTAGCCTGCACTGGAGGAGCACTTAACTTATTCATGTTACCCCCAGAAAAATTATCATTGTTGGCCCCTCCACAGTATACCAATGACGATTCAGATCAAGACTTGCTGCTGGAGATTCCCCTTAACGCACGGCACCCAGAGGCAGAACTTCTGTGTCAACCATCTCAGCTGAGCTCAGTAACCCGGAGCTCCACCTGTGTGGGCGGGGTTTCTGAAGGCGAGGGGCGCCTCAAGCAACCATA TCATCTTTTgtggaaaaatgaaaaaagaaagatatcaGGAGTTATGTATGTAATATTGCAGTTCGCAATCGGTGCTGAATGTCCGCTCACCTGTTTTGCCCAGTTCTGCATGGCTGTCTCTGCATTGCAGGACGTCTCGACTCTTGAGATAGCGTTGATGGATG CTCACCCTTATCCCCTTCCGTCATCCGCAACGGAAGCATCGCCGCTCTCCCCATCCGCCCGCTTGCTCGCCATGCTGCTCCACCTTGTCACCTCCTCGTCCCGCCTGACTCCGGCCCGACCCTCGACGCGGCGGCAGTCTGGCGCTGCGTCGGCAGCGACGGTGAGGTGtgcggcctcctcctcgacaccgccgccgtcggcgtcatcggcggcggcggcggcggcggcggggcagcAGGTGGCGAAGGTGCACAGCTACGGGACGGTGGACTTCGAGCGGCGTCCGGCTCTGCGGTGGGGTACCCTGTACCGGCGCATCGCGGTGGGGCACGGCGGGCGGCCCGTGGGGCGCACGCTGGGGGCCTGGGACGAGGGCGAGCGCCGCCTCGACAAGTGGGAGCTCTGCCGTATCGCCAAGGAGCTCCGCAAGTTCCGGAGGTTCAATCTCGCGCTCCAG GTTTATGATTGGATGACAGAGCGTAGAGatagatttctgttctcgtcaAGTGATATGGCAATCCAGTTGGATCTGATTGCTAAAGTACGTGGTGTTTCGCATGCTGAAAAATACTTCGAGGAGCTTCCTGATGCCCTGAAGGACAAGCGGACATATGGTTCCCTTCTCAATGTTTACGCCCAAGCTAAGTTGAAAGACAAAACAGAAGGCACATTTGAGCAAATGAGAAAAAAGGGATTCGCATCTGACACATTGCCTTGTAATGTGCTGATGAACTTTTATGTGGATGTTGGAGAGCCTGATGAAGTGTCGGCGATTATTGATGAGATGAAGGAGAGAAATGTTGCTTTTGATGTCTGCACTTACAACATTTGGATAAAGAGTTGTGCAGCTAAGCAAGATGCTGATGAAATGGAGCGAGTCTTTAGCCAGATGATTGCGGATGAGTCTGTTGTTGCCAATTGGACTACTTATACAACACTTGCTAGCATGTATATTAAGTTGGGGAACTCTGAGAAGGCAGAAGAATGCTTGAAAGAAGCTGAAAAGAGAACAACAGGTCGGGAAAAAAAGTGTTTTCATTATCTCATGACACTCTATAGCCATCTTGGCAAGAAGGAAGAAATCTACCGCATTTGGAACTGGTATAAGGCAACTTTCCCTACAATTCATAACCTGGGTTACCAGGAGGTACTATCTGCCCTAGTAAGGATAGGAGATATTGAGGGGGCTGAACTTCTATACGAGGAATGGGCACCCAAAAGTTCTAGTTTCGATCCTAAGACTATGAACATTTTATTAGCATGGTATGCTAGAGAAGGTTTTGTTGCCAAGGCTGAGCAAACTGTGAATCGATTTGTTGAGAAAGGTGGAAATCCCAAACCAAACACCTGGGAAATTCTTGCCACGGCATACCTGAAAGACAACAAAATATCTGAAGCTTTGTCATGTATGGAGAAAGCTGCGGCAGTTAAAAGTGCAAGTAAGTGGAGACCAAGACCCACCAATGTTGAGAGTCTCCTGGCAAACTTCAAGGAGAAGAATGACACAGAGGGTGTAGACAGGTTAGTGAGTGTACTTACAAGTAGAGGATGTGCCGAGAATGAAGAGTACAAGTCACTGATTAACACCTATGCTTTTGCCGGGACATAA
- the LOC133887829 gene encoding cyclin-P4-1-like: MAKEMEEEPADMPRVVGVLSALLERVVERHDAAAGAGQLAAASSASAAPVALAPASAFRATTKPGISVRSYMARIGRFAGCSPSCYVVAYVYLDRLLRRGRRALAVDSYSVHRLLITAVLAAVKFMDDVCYNNAYFARVGGISLPEMNYLEVDFLFGVGFDLNVSPETFGHYCAILQSEMLCLELETPPPPPAAGCPRPNICSLSEDDATSSGSSTQQQLAA; this comes from the exons ATGgccaaggagatggaggaggagccGGCGGACATGCCGCGGGTGGTGGGCGTGCTCTCCGCGCTCCTGGAGCGCGTCGTGGAGCGCCACGAcgccgcggcgggggcgggtCAGCTTGCGGCCGCGTCGTCCGCGTCCGCGGCGCCGGTGGCGCTGGCGCCGGCGTCGGCGTTCCGGGCGACGACGAAGCCCGGCATCTCGGTGCGCTCGTACATGGCGCGGATCGGGCGGTTCGCGGGGTGCAGCCCCTCGTGCTACGTGGTGGCGTACGTCTACCTCGACCGCCTCctgcgccgcggccgccgcgcgctcGCCGTGGACTCGTACAGCGTGCACCGCCTCCTCATCACCgccgtcctcgccgccgtcaAGTTCATGGATGACGT ATGCTACAACAACGCCTACTTCGCCCGGGTCGGCGGCATCAGCCTGCCGGAGATGAACTACCTGGAGGTGGACTTCCTGTTCGGCGTTGGGTTCGACCTCAACGTGTCGCCGGAGACGTTTGGGCACTACTGCGCCATCCTCCAGTCCGAGATGCTGTGCCTGGAGCTGGAgactcctcctccacctcctgccGCTGGTTGTCCAAGGCCGAACATCTGCAGCCTGTCTGAAGACGACGCTACCAGCAGCGGCAGTAGCACTCAGCAGCAGTTAGCTGCCTAG